From a region of the Oryza sativa Japonica Group chromosome 6, ASM3414082v1 genome:
- the LOC9268632 gene encoding nuclear poly(A) polymerase 4 isoform X6 — MAACNAAAAAAVAEQPQKQYGITKPISLAEPAEVDLQKTAELEKFLVEAGLYESPEESARREEVLGELDKIVKDWVKQLTSQRGYTDQMVEEANAVLFTFGSYRLGVHGPGADIDTLCVGPSYVNREEDFFIVLHDILAQTEEVTELQPVPDAHVPVMKFKFHGISIDLLYASVSLLVVPPDLDISQGSVLYDVDEVTVRSLNGCRVADQILRLVPNVENFRTTLRCLKYWAKKRGVYSNVTGFLGGVNWALLVARVCQLYPNAVPSMLVSRFFRVFTQWQWPNPVMLCAIEEDELGFPVWDPRKYHRDRSHHMPIITPAYPCMNSSYNVSTSTLRVMMEQFQFGNKICQEIDISKANWSALFEPFQFFEAYKNYLQVDIIAEDGEDLRLWKGWVESRLRQLTLKIERDTYGMLQCHPYPHEYADPSRQCAHCAFFMGLSRKEGAKIQEGQQFDIRGTVDEFRHDIGMYGYWRPGMELAVSHVRRKQIPSYVFPEGYKRPRPSRHINHPQQSNKNDVEDGTANRSPDGQPKRKHDTAGVYDSEPGRSVKRASISPSISPVHQKTSSPPSGNIADASGASGGSPVSLANGNLEQANCLNSPLASEKSLDSVTSGSKCVGVEAVCPSDATKEHDNCGSNMKNCTTTTVAVSLKRVAEKVVSELVGSESLGGNKSGELLERAEDMGSALVENVHFGGNGVVQTGLPEELEV, encoded by the exons ATTGTAAAAGATTGGGTGAAGCAGTTAACCAGCCAGAGAGGTTACACTGATCAGATGGTTGAAGAAGCAAATGCTGTACTCTTCACGTTTGGATCATACCGTTTAGGG GTTCATGGCCCTGGAGCTGACATTGATACTTTATGTGTTGGGCCTTCATATGTGAATCGTGAG GAGGATTTCTTTATTGTACTACATGACATATTGGCACAAACAGAGGAAGTTACTGAGTTGCAACCTGTACCTGATGCACATGTTCCTGTTATGAAATTTAAATTCCATGGAATATCAATTGACCTTCTTTATGCGAGTGTCTCTCTCTTAGTAGTACCACCA GACTTGGATATCTCGCAAGGATCAGTACTGTATGATGTTGATGAAGTAACTGTTCGCAGTCTTAATGGGTGCAGAGTAGCTGACCAGATTCTTAGGCTTGTTCCAAATGTTGAG AACTTTCGAACAACGCTAAGGTGTTTGAAGTATTGGGCGAAAAAAAGAGGAGTTTACTCTAAT GTTACTGGTTTTCTTGGCGGTGTCAATTGGGCTTTACTTGTTGCACGTGTCTGCCAGCTCTACCCTAATGCTGTGCCAAGTATGCTTGTCTCAAGATTCTTTAGAGTTTTTACTCAATGGCAATGGCCAAATCCCGTGATGCTTTGTGCTATTGAGGAGGATGAACTTGGTTTTCCTGTGTGGGATCCACGCAAATATCACCGTGACAGATCTCATCATATGCCCATAATAACCCCTGCTTACCCGTGCATGAACTCCAGCTATAATGTTTCAACAAGCACACTTAGGGTTATGATGGAGCAATTCCAGTTTGGTAACAAAATTTGCCAG GAAATCGATATCAGTAAGGCTAATTGGTCTGCTCTTTTTGAGCCTTTCCAATTTTTTGAAGCATATAAGAATTATCTCCAGGTTGACATCATCGCTGAAGATGGAGAAGATCTTAGACTTTGGAAGGGATGGGTTGAATCTCGGTTAAGACAACTTACTTTAAAG ATTGAAAGAGACACATATGGAATGTTACAATGCCATCCTTACCCACATGAGTATGCTGACCCTTCCAGACAATGTGCTCATTGTGCTTTTTTCATGGGTTTATCAAGGAAAGAAGGTGCAAAAATACAGGAGGGTCAACAGTTTGATATTCGTGGAACAGTAGATGAATTTAGGCATGATATCGGCATGTATGGGTACTGGAGACCTGGGATGGAGTTGGCTGTATCTCATGTTCGGAGGAAGCAGATTCCATCTTATGTGTTTCCAGAGGGCTACAAGAGACCTCGTCCTTCGAGGCATATAAATCATCCCCAGCAGTCTAATAAAAATGATGTTGAAGATGGCACAGCGAATAGATCCCCAGATGGGCAGCCCAAGCGAAAGCATGATACAGCTGGGGTTTATGATAGTGAACCTGGTAGATCTGTTAAGAGGGCCTCAATTAGCCCCTCAATTAGCCCAGTTCACCAGAAAACTTCATCGCCTCCATCAGGCAATATTGCTGATGCTTCCGGTGCAAGTGGTGGAAGTCCGGTTTCACTTGCCAATGGCAATCTAGAACAAGCAAATTGCTTGAATTCACCACTGGCATCTGAAAAAAGTCTGGACTCTGTTACATCAGGCTCCAAGTGTGTGGGAGTGGAAGCGGTTTGTCCTAGTGATGCTACTAAAGAGCATGATAACTGTGGTTCCAATATGAAGAACTGCACCACTACAACTGTAGCTGTATCTTTGAAACGTGTGGCAGAAAAGGTTGTGTCAGAGCTCGTTGGAAGTGAAAGCTTGGGAGGCAACAAAAGTGGGGAGCTATTGGAGAGAGCCGAGGACATGGGAAGTGCCCTGGTTGAAAATGTGCATTTCGGTGGAAATGGAGTCGTTCAAACTGGTCTTCCCGAAGAGTTAGAG GTGTGA